GATGGGCCGCTTTTAGCAGCCGGACGGGGTCTTGTCCATAGCCCCCGTAGGCGAGGACTGTCGTTCCTCGAAGGTAGATTCGACGGCGGGGCAGTGTTGCCGGATCGCTCCGGCGGCTGCCCGGAATCCGACGAACAGTGGCGCCAGAGGTGCCGTGGACCAGTGGGAGTGATTCGCGTGGATCGTGTCGCGCTGCGTGGGCTGAAGGCCCGAGGCCACCACGGGGTGTTTCCCCGGGAGCGCGAGGAAGGCCAGACCTTCATCGTCGACCTGGTGCTCGGCCTGGACACCCGCCCGGCAGCGGCATCCGACGATCTCGCGAAGACCGTGCACTACGGCGTTGTGGCCGAGGAGGTGGTGGCCGTCGTCCAGGGCGAGCCCGTCGACCTCATCGAGACCCTGGCGGAGCGCATCGCCGGCCAGTGCCTCAAGCACGAGGGCGTGCAGGAGGTGGAGGTGGTGGTGCACAAGCCCGATGCGCCCATCACCGTCCCCTTCGACGACGTGACCATCACCATCACTCGGAGCCGAGTATGAATACCGCCCGTCAGCCGACGACCACCACTGATGGAGCCGCCGTGCGGCGCCCCCAGCCCGGTGACCCGACCGTACAGCCGGTGCCCGCCTCCGTCGTGGAGCAGGTGGATGCCGCGGATGTGACGCTCTCCAACCCCAAACGTGCCGTGATCTCGCTCGGCAGCAATCTCGGCAACCGCCTGGAGACGCTCCAGGGCGCCGTCGACGCCCTGGAAGACACCCCTGGCCTGCGGGTCAAGGCGGTCTCCCCGGTCTACGAGACCGAGCCGTGGGGCGTGGCGCCCGGCTCCCAGCCGGCGTACTTCAACGCCGTGGTGCTGATCAAGACGACGCTGCCGCCGGCCTCCCTCCTGGAGCGCGGGCAGGCGATCGAGGAGGCGTTCGAGCGGGTCCGCGACGAGCGATGGGGCCCGCGCACGATCGATGTCGACATCGTGGCGTACCAGGACGTGATCTCCGACGACCCGCGGCTGACGCTGCCCCACCCGAGGGCCCACGAGCGGGCGTTCGTGCTGGTGCCGTGGCACGACATCGAGCCGGAGGCAGAGGTTCCGGGGCAGGGTGCGGTGGCCGCGCTGCTGTCGGCGGTGGGCCGCGACGGTGTGGTGCCGCGCTCGGACCTGGAACTGCGGCTGCCGGAGTAGTCGTTAGGGTTGCGGGTCGGTTCCCCGCGGGATGCATCCGTAGGGGACGGACAAGGCGGCCATAACGGCAAGGATGGTCGGCACGGCAGAGATGGTCATGACGGCGCGAGGGGCGATCGCTCGGTGAAGCAGCTACACATCAAGGTGCTGGTCGGGCTGTTTCTGGCCGCCGGGGTGCTGGCCTGGGGAGGCGCCCGGCTGTGGGACTCCTTCGGCACCCTCCCCAGCGTGCCGGTGGCCGCACCGATCGTGCTGGCGCTGATCGCCGCGGTCGTCGCCGCCACCGCGTTCTCGCTCCGGGCGCGGCTGCGGGCGCAGCGCGAGCGCCGGCCGGGCGCCAAGGGCGTCGATCCGCTGGTGGCCGCCCGCGCGGTGGTCTTCGGGCAGGCGAGCGCGCTGGTGGCCTCGCTGGTGTCGGGGCTGTACGGCGGTGTCGGCGTCTTTCTGCTGACCACCGGCCTCGATGCCGTACCGCGCCGGGACCAGGCGATCTACGCCGGTCTGTCGGTGCTCGCCGGGGCGGCGGTGGTCGCCGCGGCGATCTTCCTGGAGCGGGTGTGCAAACTGCCGGAGGACGACGGCAACGGCAACGGCGACGGCGGGGTCGACGCGAGGGCGTGAGGCCTGGGCCGGGGCCGGAGCGGGCCGGGCGGGCTGTGGCGCCGTAGTGGGGCGCGCAGGGCAGGTCGTGGCGCCGTAGTGGGGCGCGCCGTGCCCGCGGTGGCCCGTTCAGGCATCGGCGCCCGTTCAGGCGTCGGCGCGACGCCCGTTCAGGCGTCGGCGCGACGCCCGTTCAGGCGTCGGCGCGTGGGGCCGTGACATCGGCGCCCGAGGCCGTGGCGTCGGCGCCTGGGGCCGTACGGCCGGGGCCCGGGTCCCTGTCTCCGAGGCCAGGGACCGTACCGCCGGGGCCGGGGCCGGGGACCGTATCGAGTGAGACCTCGCCGCGCGGGACGTTCGCGGCGTCCGCCGTGGTGGAGCGGCGCAGCGCGCTGTGCAGCCGGGCGGGGGTGAGGACGCCCAGGTAGCGCTCTCCGTCCTGGACCGCGACCCAGCCTGCGTCGTGCTGGAGCATCGTGCTGAGTGCCTGCCTGAGCGGGGCGCCGAGCGGCAGCCGGGCGTCCATCCGGCGGGCGTGCGTGCGGACGGTGGAGCCTTCGGGGGCGCGCTTCGTGCCGACCGGGCCGGGGGCTTTCCCCGAGATCTCCGCGGCGCCCGTGAGCGCCGCGGACGGGACCCAGCCGTGCAGCGATCCGTCGGCATCGAGGACGACCGCCCAGGAGGCGCCGTCGGCGGCGAGCCTGTCCGCGGCACGGGCCGCGGGGTCGTCGAGGCGGACGACCGGGGGCTGTTCGAGGTCGCCGGGCTCGACGGGGGTGACGGAGAGCCGCTTCAGGCCCCGGTCCGCACCGACGAATGCGGCGGTGTACGGGGTCGCGGGGGCGCCCAGCACGGTCGCGGGGGTGTCGAACTGCTCGATGCGCCCCGCCCCGTAGACGGCGATGCGGTCGCCGAGCCGGACCGCCTCCTCGATGTCGTGGGTGACGAAGAGGACCGTCTTGCGGAGCGTGGACTGAAGCCGCAGGAACTCGTTCTGGAGGTGCTCGCGCACCACCGGGTCGACCGCGCCGAACGGCTCGTCCATCAGCAGCACGGGCGGGTCGGCGGCGAGCGCGCGGGCCACCCCGACGCGCTGGCGCTGCCCGCCGGAGAGCTGGTCGGGGTAGCGGTCGCCGTACGTCGACGGGTCCAGGCCGACCAGGTCGAGGAGTTCGGCGGCGCGCGCCCTGGCCTTCGTCCGCGGCCGGCCGAGCAGGTGCGGGACGGTGGCGGTGTTGTCCAGGACGGTCTTGTGGGGGAACAGCCCCACCTGCTGGATGACGTAACCGATTCGGCGCCGCAGCTGGACGGGGTCGAGGGCGGATATGTCCTCGCCGTCGAGGAGGATACGGCCGCTGGTGGGCTCGATGAGCCGGTTGACCATCTTCATCGTCGTGGTCTTGCCGCAGCCCGACGGCCCGACGAGCGTGACGAGTTCACCCTCGGCGACCTCGAAGGTGAGGTCGTCCACGGCGGTGGTGCCGTCGGGGTAGCTCTTGGTGACGTGCTCGAAGCGGATCATTCTTCCCCCAGGTGTGGACGGGCCCATTGTGGACGGGCGGTCGTGAACGCCGTGTTGCACGTGGATGGCGATGTGGCCCGTGAGCTGCCGGACCGGTCCGATTGTCAGTGGCGGGGTTTAGGGTCGCAGACGGTCACCGGAAGGGTGAGCGAACGGGGCGGGGGAGGTGACGGGCCATGAGCGGCGGCGCCGGCGGGCCGAGCTGTCTGGAGACGAACGACTGGATCTGCGGTGAGTATCTGCGCACCCGCAGCCAGGAGTTGGTGGACGCGACGGTCCAGCACATCGGCATCACGGCCGTGTCCGTGGCGATCGGCCTGCTGATCGCCTTTCCGCTGGCGCTGGTGGCCCGGCGGTGGCGGGGCGCGGCCGGCCCGGTCCTCGGGCTGACGACGGTGCTCTACACGGTCCCCTCGCTGGCGATGTTCGCCCTGCTGACGCCGGTCTTCGGGGTCTCGGCGTCAGTGGTCGTGACGGGCCTGGTGCTGTATTCGCTGACGATCCTGGTGCGCAACATCCTCGCCGGTCTGGCGGCGGTGCCCGCCGAGGTGCGGGAGGCCGCCCGGGGGATGGGGTACGGCCCGGCGCGCCTGCTGTACGAGGTGGAACTCCCGCTCGCGCTGCCCGCGTTGGTGGCCGGGGTGCGTATCGCCACGGTCTCGACGGTGGCAATGACGACCATCGGCTCCGTCGTCGGCTACGGCGGCCTGGGGAACCTCATAGCCAGCGGCATGGAGGGCTTCTTCAAAGCGGAGGTGCTGACGGCCTCGGTGCTGTGCGTGCTGCTGGCGCTGCTCGCCGATCTGCTGCTCATGGGCCTCCAGTGGCTGCTGACGCCGTGGACGAGGGCGCAGAAGCGGGCGAAGGGCCGGGCGCGGCGCGTGGCCCGTGTGGCGAAGGCGGTGGCCTGAGATGGGGGCAATCGCCGGTTCCTGGCAGTGGCTGACGACGGCCGCCAACTGGGCCGGGGAGAAGGGGGTGTGGCACCGCCTGGCCGAGCATCTCTGGCTCAGCGCGCTGTGCCTGGCCCTCTCCACTCTGATAGCCCTGCCGGTGGCGCTCTGGCTGGGGCACCTCGGCAAGGGCGGGGCGCTGGCGGTCAACCTCTCCAACATGGGGCGTGCGGTACCGACGTTCGCGGTGCTGGTGCTGCTGACGCTCAGCCCGCTGGGGCGGCACGGCGACTGGCCGACGGTCATCGCACTGGTGCTGTTCGCGGTGCCGCCGCTGCTGACCAACGCCTATCTGGGGATGCGGGAGGCGGACCGTGATGTGGTCGAGGCCGCGCGCGGGATGGGCATGTCGGGGCCGCAACTCCTGCTGCGGGTCGAGATACCGCTCGCCTACCCGCTGATCATGACGGGACTGCGCTCGGCCACGGTGCAGGTGGTGGCGACGGCGACGCTGGCCGCACTGGCCGGCGGCGGGGGCCTGGGCCGGATCATCACCGCGGGCTTCGGCAACTACGACACGGCCCAAGTGGTGGCGGGCGCGCTGCTGGTCGCCGTGCTCGCCCTGACCGTGGAGGGTGTCCTGGTCCTGGCGGAGCGGCTCCTCGACCCGATGCGGGGGCGGCGGCGAGCGGCGCGGACGGGCCGACCTCACTCGACTCGGCCCGCGTCTTCCTGACCGGTCGCTGACTGACCGGTCGCTGACTGACCGGTCGTCCTGACTGACCGGTTGCCCTGACCGATCGCCCTCGCCGGTCAGCCCGACCGAACTGACCCGGCCCGGCCCGGGTGACCGACTCGACCTCGCCCGGCGTGGCCCGGGTGACCGACTCGACCTGAACTGACCTGATCCGAACGGACTGA
This Streptomyces decoyicus DNA region includes the following protein-coding sequences:
- the folB gene encoding dihydroneopterin aldolase, which codes for MDRVALRGLKARGHHGVFPREREEGQTFIVDLVLGLDTRPAAASDDLAKTVHYGVVAEEVVAVVQGEPVDLIETLAERIAGQCLKHEGVQEVEVVVHKPDAPITVPFDDVTITITRSRV
- the folK gene encoding 2-amino-4-hydroxy-6-hydroxymethyldihydropteridine diphosphokinase, which encodes MNTARQPTTTTDGAAVRRPQPGDPTVQPVPASVVEQVDAADVTLSNPKRAVISLGSNLGNRLETLQGAVDALEDTPGLRVKAVSPVYETEPWGVAPGSQPAYFNAVVLIKTTLPPASLLERGQAIEEAFERVRDERWGPRTIDVDIVAYQDVISDDPRLTLPHPRAHERAFVLVPWHDIEPEAEVPGQGAVAALLSAVGRDGVVPRSDLELRLPE
- a CDS encoding DUF3180 domain-containing protein, with translation MKQLHIKVLVGLFLAAGVLAWGGARLWDSFGTLPSVPVAAPIVLALIAAVVAATAFSLRARLRAQRERRPGAKGVDPLVAARAVVFGQASALVASLVSGLYGGVGVFLLTTGLDAVPRRDQAIYAGLSVLAGAAVVAAAIFLERVCKLPEDDGNGNGDGGVDARA
- a CDS encoding ABC transporter ATP-binding protein codes for the protein MIRFEHVTKSYPDGTTAVDDLTFEVAEGELVTLVGPSGCGKTTTMKMVNRLIEPTSGRILLDGEDISALDPVQLRRRIGYVIQQVGLFPHKTVLDNTATVPHLLGRPRTKARARAAELLDLVGLDPSTYGDRYPDQLSGGQRQRVGVARALAADPPVLLMDEPFGAVDPVVREHLQNEFLRLQSTLRKTVLFVTHDIEEAVRLGDRIAVYGAGRIEQFDTPATVLGAPATPYTAAFVGADRGLKRLSVTPVEPGDLEQPPVVRLDDPAARAADRLAADGASWAVVLDADGSLHGWVPSAALTGAAEISGKAPGPVGTKRAPEGSTVRTHARRMDARLPLGAPLRQALSTMLQHDAGWVAVQDGERYLGVLTPARLHSALRRSTTADAANVPRGEVSLDTVPGPGPGGTVPGLGDRDPGPGRTAPGADATASGADVTAPRADA
- a CDS encoding ABC transporter permease, with amino-acid sequence MSGGAGGPSCLETNDWICGEYLRTRSQELVDATVQHIGITAVSVAIGLLIAFPLALVARRWRGAAGPVLGLTTVLYTVPSLAMFALLTPVFGVSASVVVTGLVLYSLTILVRNILAGLAAVPAEVREAARGMGYGPARLLYEVELPLALPALVAGVRIATVSTVAMTTIGSVVGYGGLGNLIASGMEGFFKAEVLTASVLCVLLALLADLLLMGLQWLLTPWTRAQKRAKGRARRVARVAKAVA
- a CDS encoding ABC transporter permease; this translates as MGAIAGSWQWLTTAANWAGEKGVWHRLAEHLWLSALCLALSTLIALPVALWLGHLGKGGALAVNLSNMGRAVPTFAVLVLLTLSPLGRHGDWPTVIALVLFAVPPLLTNAYLGMREADRDVVEAARGMGMSGPQLLLRVEIPLAYPLIMTGLRSATVQVVATATLAALAGGGGLGRIITAGFGNYDTAQVVAGALLVAVLALTVEGVLVLAERLLDPMRGRRRAARTGRPHSTRPASS